The Bombus terrestris chromosome 16, iyBomTerr1.2, whole genome shotgun sequence genome includes a region encoding these proteins:
- the LOC100642470 gene encoding traB domain-containing protein isoform X2, which yields MSSDIMSTDFGKNKNMLVARRYFLVDANDINDDRSLHIPTPFEKLISSELQIDVKTVNKSKPDLDTAKSSIDTKEDQTKVVGHQLRFSTQNESNYKSSDIAAFIQPEYDASIDEKLPETVTLLTTPEGGKLYLVGTAHFSVESQNDVAMIIQAVQPHIVVVELCKTRIGVININEEALYRNATDLSIKSLTETIRHYGVYNGLLHIMLYRMVSHVVKQLGMPPGGEFRTAFEEAKKVPNCIIQLADRSINVTFQRALRQLSWWEIIKLAWLMVRLDSRISKQDVERYKRKCVIQQMISSLREEYPAIERTFVTERDIYLTYHLQMATAAQHTAEGLKPPRIVGVVGIGHIDGIVENWGKVKASDIWPIIRVPPQPLSSKILKFTIKASLLGATIYMGYKIISLPSSNALQSIKSSFEGLLEVSAK from the exons ATGTCTTCAGATATCATGAGCACAGATTTtggcaaaaataaaaatatgctaGTTGCTAGACGATACTTTTTAGTTGATGCAAATGATATTAATGATGATAGAAGTTTACATATTCCAACTCCATTTGAAAAGTTAATTAGTAGTGAGTTGCAAATAGATGTAAAGACGGTTAATAAATCAAAACCTGATTTGGATACTGCAAAATCTTCGATAGATACTAAAGAGGATCAAACTAAAg TTGTTGGACATCAATTGAGATTTAGTACTCAAAATGAAAGTAATTATAAAAGTAGTGATATTGCTGCATTTATTCAACCAGAATATGATGCAAGCATAGATGAGAAGTTACCAGAGACAGTGACATTACTTACTACACCAGAAGGAGGAAAATTATACTTAGTAGGCACAGCACATTTCAGTGTTGAAAGCCAAAATGATGTTGCAatg ATCATTCAGGCTGTACAGCCTCACATAGTTGTAGTTGAATTATGTAAAACTAGAATCGGTGTTATAAACATTAACGAGGAAGCTCTGTATCGTAATGCAACAGATTTAAGTATTA AAAGTTTAACTGAAACAATAAGACACTATGGGGTTTATAATGGATTGTTGCATATTATGTTATACCGCATGGTGAGTCATGTCGTTAAGCAACTTGGGATGCCACCAGGTGGTGAATTTCGTACAGCGTTCGAAGAG GCAAAAAAGGTACCAAATTGCATTATTCAGTTAGCGGATCGTTCGATTAACGTGACATTTCAACGTGCGTTGAGACAATTATCTTGGTGGGAAATAATAAAGCTGGCTTGGTTAATGGTACGATTAGATTCTCGTATCAGTAAACAAGACGTAGAGCGTTATAAACGGAAATGTGTGATACAACAAATGATTTCATCATTGAGAGAAGAATACCCAGCGATAGAGAGAACGTTTGTCACAGAAAGGGATATATATCTTACATACCATCTTCAGATGGCTACTGCAGCACAACACACTGCAGAAGGGCTAAAACCACCAAGAATTGTAGGAGTTGTTGGCATAGGACATATCGATGGGATTGTTGAAAACTGGGGAAAAGTAAAAGCCTCTGATATATGGcctattatacg agtaCCTCCTCAACCTTTATCAAGCAAAATATTAAAGTTTACAATTAAAGCCTCCTTATTGGGAGCTACGATTTACATgggatataaaattatatcactACCTTCTTCTAATGCGTTGCAATCAATCAAATCGTCATTTGAAGGATTATTGGAGGTCAGTGCTAAGTAG
- the LOC100642470 gene encoding traB domain-containing protein isoform X1, whose product MSSDIMSTDFGKNKNMLVARRYFLVDANDINDDRSLHIPTPFEKLISSELQIDVKTVNKSKPDLDTAKSSIDTKEDQTKEVVGHQLRFSTQNESNYKSSDIAAFIQPEYDASIDEKLPETVTLLTTPEGGKLYLVGTAHFSVESQNDVAMIIQAVQPHIVVVELCKTRIGVININEEALYRNATDLSIKSLTETIRHYGVYNGLLHIMLYRMVSHVVKQLGMPPGGEFRTAFEEAKKVPNCIIQLADRSINVTFQRALRQLSWWEIIKLAWLMVRLDSRISKQDVERYKRKCVIQQMISSLREEYPAIERTFVTERDIYLTYHLQMATAAQHTAEGLKPPRIVGVVGIGHIDGIVENWGKVKASDIWPIIRVPPQPLSSKILKFTIKASLLGATIYMGYKIISLPSSNALQSIKSSFEGLLEVSAK is encoded by the exons ATGTCTTCAGATATCATGAGCACAGATTTtggcaaaaataaaaatatgctaGTTGCTAGACGATACTTTTTAGTTGATGCAAATGATATTAATGATGATAGAAGTTTACATATTCCAACTCCATTTGAAAAGTTAATTAGTAGTGAGTTGCAAATAGATGTAAAGACGGTTAATAAATCAAAACCTGATTTGGATACTGCAAAATCTTCGATAGATACTAAAGAGGATCAAACTAAAg AAGTTGTTGGACATCAATTGAGATTTAGTACTCAAAATGAAAGTAATTATAAAAGTAGTGATATTGCTGCATTTATTCAACCAGAATATGATGCAAGCATAGATGAGAAGTTACCAGAGACAGTGACATTACTTACTACACCAGAAGGAGGAAAATTATACTTAGTAGGCACAGCACATTTCAGTGTTGAAAGCCAAAATGATGTTGCAatg ATCATTCAGGCTGTACAGCCTCACATAGTTGTAGTTGAATTATGTAAAACTAGAATCGGTGTTATAAACATTAACGAGGAAGCTCTGTATCGTAATGCAACAGATTTAAGTATTA AAAGTTTAACTGAAACAATAAGACACTATGGGGTTTATAATGGATTGTTGCATATTATGTTATACCGCATGGTGAGTCATGTCGTTAAGCAACTTGGGATGCCACCAGGTGGTGAATTTCGTACAGCGTTCGAAGAG GCAAAAAAGGTACCAAATTGCATTATTCAGTTAGCGGATCGTTCGATTAACGTGACATTTCAACGTGCGTTGAGACAATTATCTTGGTGGGAAATAATAAAGCTGGCTTGGTTAATGGTACGATTAGATTCTCGTATCAGTAAACAAGACGTAGAGCGTTATAAACGGAAATGTGTGATACAACAAATGATTTCATCATTGAGAGAAGAATACCCAGCGATAGAGAGAACGTTTGTCACAGAAAGGGATATATATCTTACATACCATCTTCAGATGGCTACTGCAGCACAACACACTGCAGAAGGGCTAAAACCACCAAGAATTGTAGGAGTTGTTGGCATAGGACATATCGATGGGATTGTTGAAAACTGGGGAAAAGTAAAAGCCTCTGATATATGGcctattatacg agtaCCTCCTCAACCTTTATCAAGCAAAATATTAAAGTTTACAATTAAAGCCTCCTTATTGGGAGCTACGATTTACATgggatataaaattatatcactACCTTCTTCTAATGCGTTGCAATCAATCAAATCGTCATTTGAAGGATTATTGGAGGTCAGTGCTAAGTAG
- the LOC100642470 gene encoding traB domain-containing protein isoform X4 produces the protein MPVKYKNKTKFSKRQVVGHQLRFSTQNESNYKSSDIAAFIQPEYDASIDEKLPETVTLLTTPEGGKLYLVGTAHFSVESQNDVAMIIQAVQPHIVVVELCKTRIGVININEEALYRNATDLSIKSLTETIRHYGVYNGLLHIMLYRMVSHVVKQLGMPPGGEFRTAFEEAKKVPNCIIQLADRSINVTFQRALRQLSWWEIIKLAWLMVRLDSRISKQDVERYKRKCVIQQMISSLREEYPAIERTFVTERDIYLTYHLQMATAAQHTAEGLKPPRIVGVVGIGHIDGIVENWGKVKASDIWPIIRVPPQPLSSKILKFTIKASLLGATIYMGYKIISLPSSNALQSIKSSFEGLLEVSAK, from the exons ATGccagtaaaatataaaaataaaacaaaattttcaaagcGTCAAG TTGTTGGACATCAATTGAGATTTAGTACTCAAAATGAAAGTAATTATAAAAGTAGTGATATTGCTGCATTTATTCAACCAGAATATGATGCAAGCATAGATGAGAAGTTACCAGAGACAGTGACATTACTTACTACACCAGAAGGAGGAAAATTATACTTAGTAGGCACAGCACATTTCAGTGTTGAAAGCCAAAATGATGTTGCAatg ATCATTCAGGCTGTACAGCCTCACATAGTTGTAGTTGAATTATGTAAAACTAGAATCGGTGTTATAAACATTAACGAGGAAGCTCTGTATCGTAATGCAACAGATTTAAGTATTA AAAGTTTAACTGAAACAATAAGACACTATGGGGTTTATAATGGATTGTTGCATATTATGTTATACCGCATGGTGAGTCATGTCGTTAAGCAACTTGGGATGCCACCAGGTGGTGAATTTCGTACAGCGTTCGAAGAG GCAAAAAAGGTACCAAATTGCATTATTCAGTTAGCGGATCGTTCGATTAACGTGACATTTCAACGTGCGTTGAGACAATTATCTTGGTGGGAAATAATAAAGCTGGCTTGGTTAATGGTACGATTAGATTCTCGTATCAGTAAACAAGACGTAGAGCGTTATAAACGGAAATGTGTGATACAACAAATGATTTCATCATTGAGAGAAGAATACCCAGCGATAGAGAGAACGTTTGTCACAGAAAGGGATATATATCTTACATACCATCTTCAGATGGCTACTGCAGCACAACACACTGCAGAAGGGCTAAAACCACCAAGAATTGTAGGAGTTGTTGGCATAGGACATATCGATGGGATTGTTGAAAACTGGGGAAAAGTAAAAGCCTCTGATATATGGcctattatacg agtaCCTCCTCAACCTTTATCAAGCAAAATATTAAAGTTTACAATTAAAGCCTCCTTATTGGGAGCTACGATTTACATgggatataaaattatatcactACCTTCTTCTAATGCGTTGCAATCAATCAAATCGTCATTTGAAGGATTATTGGAGGTCAGTGCTAAGTAG
- the LOC100642470 gene encoding traB domain-containing protein isoform X3: MPVKYKNKTKFSKRQEVVGHQLRFSTQNESNYKSSDIAAFIQPEYDASIDEKLPETVTLLTTPEGGKLYLVGTAHFSVESQNDVAMIIQAVQPHIVVVELCKTRIGVININEEALYRNATDLSIKSLTETIRHYGVYNGLLHIMLYRMVSHVVKQLGMPPGGEFRTAFEEAKKVPNCIIQLADRSINVTFQRALRQLSWWEIIKLAWLMVRLDSRISKQDVERYKRKCVIQQMISSLREEYPAIERTFVTERDIYLTYHLQMATAAQHTAEGLKPPRIVGVVGIGHIDGIVENWGKVKASDIWPIIRVPPQPLSSKILKFTIKASLLGATIYMGYKIISLPSSNALQSIKSSFEGLLEVSAK; the protein is encoded by the exons ATGccagtaaaatataaaaataaaacaaaattttcaaagcGTCAAG AAGTTGTTGGACATCAATTGAGATTTAGTACTCAAAATGAAAGTAATTATAAAAGTAGTGATATTGCTGCATTTATTCAACCAGAATATGATGCAAGCATAGATGAGAAGTTACCAGAGACAGTGACATTACTTACTACACCAGAAGGAGGAAAATTATACTTAGTAGGCACAGCACATTTCAGTGTTGAAAGCCAAAATGATGTTGCAatg ATCATTCAGGCTGTACAGCCTCACATAGTTGTAGTTGAATTATGTAAAACTAGAATCGGTGTTATAAACATTAACGAGGAAGCTCTGTATCGTAATGCAACAGATTTAAGTATTA AAAGTTTAACTGAAACAATAAGACACTATGGGGTTTATAATGGATTGTTGCATATTATGTTATACCGCATGGTGAGTCATGTCGTTAAGCAACTTGGGATGCCACCAGGTGGTGAATTTCGTACAGCGTTCGAAGAG GCAAAAAAGGTACCAAATTGCATTATTCAGTTAGCGGATCGTTCGATTAACGTGACATTTCAACGTGCGTTGAGACAATTATCTTGGTGGGAAATAATAAAGCTGGCTTGGTTAATGGTACGATTAGATTCTCGTATCAGTAAACAAGACGTAGAGCGTTATAAACGGAAATGTGTGATACAACAAATGATTTCATCATTGAGAGAAGAATACCCAGCGATAGAGAGAACGTTTGTCACAGAAAGGGATATATATCTTACATACCATCTTCAGATGGCTACTGCAGCACAACACACTGCAGAAGGGCTAAAACCACCAAGAATTGTAGGAGTTGTTGGCATAGGACATATCGATGGGATTGTTGAAAACTGGGGAAAAGTAAAAGCCTCTGATATATGGcctattatacg agtaCCTCCTCAACCTTTATCAAGCAAAATATTAAAGTTTACAATTAAAGCCTCCTTATTGGGAGCTACGATTTACATgggatataaaattatatcactACCTTCTTCTAATGCGTTGCAATCAATCAAATCGTCATTTGAAGGATTATTGGAGGTCAGTGCTAAGTAG
- the LOC100642822 gene encoding histone-lysine N-methyltransferase SETMAR encodes MEATACADEYEHAIPGVMYTVHNIPGPGIDLEEFESEYSLGCSCTIQCSNCFCTRGSPNYKDDCILDEKLSGPIVECNPHCTCGENCNNRVVQNGPVDSLIVSEIDGKGHGLFTSKPIKKGQFICEYAGEVVGIEEARRRVEANKNTMNYVLVVSEHIEDRVIVTCIDPKYFGNIGRYSNHSCDPNSNLVPIRVEGPVPRLCLFASRDIEIGEEITFNYAGGVTNSVHNLSHTPCLCGSNNCSGYLPHNTI; translated from the coding sequence aTGGAGGCGACTGCCTGTGCAGATGAATACGAACATGCTATACCTGGTGTCATGTACACAGTACATAATATACCAGGTCCTGGAATAGATCTGGAAGAGTTCGAATCAGAATATTCATTAGGTTGCTCATGTACAATTCAGTGTTCCAACTGTTTCTGTACACGTGGTTCGCCGAATTATAAAGATGATTGTATACTAGATGAAAAATTATCAGGGCCAATAGTTGAGTGCAACCCTCATTGTACTTGTGgagaaaattgtaataatagaGTGGTACAGAATGGTCCAGTGGATAGTCTAATTGTGTCAGAGATCGATGGAAAAGGACACGGTTTGTTCACGAGTAAACCCATTAAGAAAGGTCAATTCATTTGCGAATACGCTGGGGAGGTGGTAGGTATCGAGGAAGCAAGGCGTAGAGTCGAAGCGAATAAAAATACCATGAATTACGTTCTTGTCGTTTCTGAACATATCGAGGATCGAGTAATAGTGACGTGCATAGATCCTAAATATTTTGGCAATATCGGAAGATACTCCAATCATAGTTGCGATCCAAATAGTAATCTTGTACCTATTCGAGTCGAAGGACCAGTACCTCGATTATGTTTGTTCGCATCCAGAGATATAGAGATAGGCGAAGAGATAACTTTTAACTATGCCGGCGGAGTTACTAATTCCGTCCATAATCTCAGTCATACACCCTGTCTTTGTGGCTCCAACAACTGTTCTGGCTATCTGCCTCATAATACTATTTAA